The DNA region CGTAGTTGCTGAAGGCCGCAGAATACTTGCCCAGTTTCTGATTGCTGAGTCCCACATAGAACAGGGCCTCGGGCGCGCGCACGGAACTGGGCCACTTTTTGACCACCTTGTTGAATTCCTTGGCGGCGCGCTCGTAGTCACCGCTCTGGTAAAACTTGAATGCGTGCTCAAACTGCTCGGCCGCTGTATCCTTGGCAGACCAGCTGGGATTGATCCACTTCCCGCTTTGCGGTGTCCAAATCCAGGCAGCCTGGGCGGACGCCCCGCCCCAGGCAATGAAGCACACGCACACCAAGGCAATCCGGAGAAAATTTTTGCGCAAGCACATTGTTGTAAGATTCAGTAATTTCATAGCTTTGCAATCTAACACAAGGATTTGGAGAGTGTCAAGGAAGGCCCCGGACATCCTCCAACTGAACTGGAATCCCCACAACGGTTTCCGCTTGAATCGCCCGCAGATCCCGGGCCAAAGAGATGGGATCATAGTGCAGGGATCCGGAGAGCTCGACCATAGACCCCTGAACGGGTTTCCATCCCACCCAGGCCTGCACTCCGTTCCACCGTTCCGAAGCGCCCAGACGCACAAAACGGCCCCGGGCTTTGACTCTGGAATTGGGCAGGTTCAATCCATAATCCAGAGTAACTGTACCCAAAAAGATCAACGCCGCACACAAGAGCATCCGTTTCCAGGCTTTCCTGCCCGCCAACGCCCAAACCACAAAAATGAGGGCCCCGTAGTAGCCCATCACTTCCCAAAGCGAAATCGGCGGCAACTCCCAATAGGCACCCGGAATCCGGCTCAACCTATGGGCCATTGCAAAAAGCAAAGAAATCAAAGGCTCCAACACTCCGGCAAAAAACCATGACAAATCCCATCCAAACACCATGGGCAATGTCCACAATAGGGCAAGCGCCAGGACCCCGGTAAAAACCGGAAGCATCAGTAATGTGGCCAAGATTGATATCGGGGACCACAAAGCAAAATAATAGGCCAAGAGAGGCATCAGTCCCAACCAAGCTGCAGCAGATACGGCCGTTACAGAGACCGCTCCCTGTACCGTTCGATAGCCAGGGCCCACGGGGGCGGGAGGCACGCGCCCACCGAAACTCAAACGCAGCCCATGATGCATACGCGTCAAGATCCGATCCAAGCCCCGGGAAAAAGCGAGGATTGCGGCCACAGCACCGAAGCTGAGTTGAAATCCGACAGAAGTCACCCAATAAGGATCACTCCACAGAAAGACCAGAACACAACAGGCCCAAAGATTCCAGGCACTCACTTCGCGTTCACCCTGATGCGCAAGCACACCCAAAGTAAGACATATGCCCGCGCGCACGGCAGACACCGGAGCACCGGCCAACCCCGTATAAGCAAGCACGCCAAACACTCCTATGACCCAAGGCCAGCGCCACGGCAAAGGCAGAAGCGCAAAAAATCCGCGCACCAATCCTAAGACCAGGACCACGTGCAAACCGCTGATGGCCAGCAAGTGGCCGGCTCCAAGTACCCGGAAAGACCGTGCCCAAGAACCCAAGCCTTTACGCTCACCGAGAATTAAGGCAGCGACCAGTTGAGAATGCGCGTGCGGCAAAGCCAAACTCAGTTGCTCATGAATCCGGGCCTGCAAGTTATCCCGTTCCGGGATTTGCTCACCGCGGATAAAATTCCCTGCCGGCACATTCAGGAGACCCCACGCCCGGTCAGGGCCTCGCGGATACACGGGGTAGCTGAAGCTCCCTTCTGCCCAGATCCGCTCTCCCGCAGGAATGGGCCGTGCCTCCCGCTTCACGCACACGCGCAAGAGACCCGAAGCACCGTACCATTGCCGCCCATCGCTCAGGGCATCCGGATAGATCCAGCATTCGGTGCGTTGCGCCCCTGTGTCCGTAACCCAGACAGATGCGCTTCGGGATACCCTTCCATGCACCCGGACCCATGCCCCTTCGGGCACGGATTCTTTCATCCGTATGGGTTGGGAGAGAGAGGCATAAGCCCAGGCAAAACAAAGAGCGGCCCCCACAAGCGCACAGGCTGAAGCTTCGGATGATGTGCAATGCCAAGCCAAGCACAGGCAAAGGGCCCCGATCAGAATCATCGGAATGGCAGCATCCAGCCCGCAATAAAGAGCCAGGCCGCATCCCACCCACACCGCTAAGGCAAGACTGAGCAAAGGGGCACGCAAAGGTCTAGATCGAAATTCTCGCTTGGGGAAACTCACGGAGCCGGATCATACCCGCATGATCCTTGGCGCGGACTGAGGACTCAGTCTCCGCGGAAGTGAACTCGCGCCGTGTACTGTTTAAAAGGTCCGGACCAAGTTACCGTCTTGATCGAGCTGGACAGTATAATCCGGTATCCCGAGGGAGCGCCGGTATGTGTTGCGGGTGGCAGTCAGCTGAAAGGTTATGGCATCCGCATTGCTAACCGTATACTCAAAAAAACGGTTCGGAGAGTTATTGGGACTTTCCATATCCAGATCATTGAAGTCTTGGGTATACACCACCGCATCGTGCCAATAACGAATCTCCGCATCGCGAATTGCCCGCAACATTTGGAATGCCTCACCCTGACGGTTTCGTTCCACAATTTTGACGTACTGCGGCACCGCAAATCCCGCAAGGATGGCAATAATGATAATAACGATCATAAGCTCGAGGAGCGTCATGCCCCTCTCGCGAATGGAGAGCTTACCGGACTCAGTAGCCCCGGACAAGATTCCCGTCCTGGTCCAGCGTGACCGAATAAACAGGTACTTCCGGGAGCCTTCGATAACTGTTGCGGGTCGCTCTTGTTGTAAAGGTTTCATTTGAAGCATCTTCTATTGCATAGTCAAAGTATATATTAGGCAATGTGTTTGGATCATCGATCCCAAGCACGTTCAGCTGATTCGTATAAACCCCTTCCTCGGCTCTGTAACGAAACTCCGCGTCACGCAAAGTCCCCAGGATAAGGTAAGCCTCGCCCTGACGGGAGCGCTCCACAACCTTTTGATATTTAGGCAGGGCAAAGCTGGCCATAATAGAGATGATCACCACAACGACCATCAATTCAATCAGCGTAAATCCCTGTTGTCCAGCCCGATCTGCCCTCTCTCCGGACACCATTTGGGGCCTCCCCTTTTCTCCCCCAATCAAGTATACCTTATGAAATGGGTAATCAAAGAAGAGGATTATGCTTCATTTAGCATAATTGAGCACAACTTAGTTGCCAAACAGACTCGATATGAGCTCAGAGCCGGATAATTACTCTTCCACCCAAACCCATCGTCTAATTTGACGGAGCTCAGGCGCGGACAGATCCAGCAATCCAGCCAGTTCATCCACTGACGTAAAGCGGCCTTTTGCTTGACGGAATTCGAGTATCCGTTGTGCGGCTGCAGCGCCAAGACCGGGAAGGCGCTTAAGCTCCCCCCAACCCGCCCGGTTGAGATTCAAACGGTGTTCCGGCAAAGATCGGTACTGCACCTCAAGGCTCCGTTGTTCAGACAGCGTCAAGGGCTTCCCCAACCCGAAGGTCTCACGGCCTCCCACAGCTTGCCAAATCAAAAGAAAAAGCGCGAGTGCCCCCATCACCCACAGAAGGCTGCGTTCGCCCGGCAAAACCGGAAAAGCAAAATTAAAGGCGGATCGGGAATCACCTCGACGCACGACTCAAGCGCCCTTTTCCAGGACAATGTTGACCAAACGCTTGGGCACAACCACCACGTGTTTGATTCTGGAGCCGCCGAGCCAACGCTGCACAGACTCAAGACCCAAAGCCTTGGACTCAATGCCCTGCTTTTCCTCGTCCACACCCACCGAAAGCTTGGCACGCACCTTGCCGTTGATCTGCACCACAATCTCCACGGAGTCCTCCTTGAGAAAGGACTCGTCATACGCAGGCCAGGGCTCATAGGCGAGCGTCTCAGTATGGCCCAGGCCCTCCCACATTTCTTCAGCCAAATGAGGGGCAAAGGGCGAAAGCAGGAGGATCAATGTTTCCATCAGGGGCCTGGGCCGCTCGCTCATCGGAGTGAGCGCATTGACAAATTCCATGAGGCGCGCAATCGCCGTGTTAAAGCGCATGCTGTCGAGATCCCCGGTCACCGCCTTGATGGTCTTGTGCAGGAGCTTGTTCTGGTCTTCGTTAAGTGCGGAATCCGTTACTTCCGTGCCCAAACGCCACACCCGGTCCAGAAAACGCGAGACCCCTTCCACGCCCTTCATCTGCCAGGGCTTCATAATGTCCAAGGGCCCCATAAACATCTCATAGAGCCGCATGGCATCTGCCCCGTATTCGTCGATCACCTCGTCCGGATTGATGACGTTATACTTGGATTTGGACATCTTCTCGATTTTAGCTTCGACCGGCGTATTCGAATCCCTGACGAAAAACTTGCCGTCCTTTTCCTCGACTTCCTTTTCGGTATAGTACTTGCCTCCCTCATCCCGATAGGAGTAGGCCAGAATCATTCCCTGGTTAAAGAGTTTTTGGAAGGGTTCCTCCGTGTGAACCAAGCCGCAGTCAAAAAGAACCTTGTGCCAAAAGCGCGAGTACAGCAAGTGCAGGACCGCGTGTTCAGCGCCGCCTACATAGAGATCCACGGGCATCCAATACTTTTCGGCCTCAGCCGACCAGGCCTCTTTTTGATTCTGCGGATCCATAAAGCGCAGATAGTACCAGCAAGAACCCGCCCATTGAGGCATGGTGTTGAGCTCGCGGTGCGCGGGCTTGCCGCTGCCCGGATCCACGGTCCGCACCCACTCGGTAGCGCGGGCCAGAGGCGGATCACCCTGTTCTGTGGGCCGGTAGTCCTCGAGTTCCGGCAGAGTCAGCGGCAGGGACGCTTCCGGCAAAGGCACGACCGTAGCGTCCTCCAAGTGCAGGAGAGGGAAGGGCTCTCCCCAATAGCGCTGGCGCGAAAAAAGCCAGTCGCGCAAGCGGTACTGGACCTTGGCCTTGCCCAGGCCCTTGTCTTCGAGCCAGGCCGTGATCTTGGCCTTGGCCTCGGGCACGGGCAGGCCCTCGATCAAGCCGGAATTGACCAGGGTGCCGTCGCCCGTGTAGGCAGCCTCCTCGATATTGCCTCCTGAGACTACCTCTATAATAGGAAGCTCAAAAGTGCGGGCAAATTCCCAGTCACGCTCGTCATGGGCCGGGACCGCCATAATTGCCCCGCTGCCGTAGCTCATGAGCACATAATCCGCGATCCAAATCGGGATACGGGACTCGTTTACCGGGTTGATCGCATAAGCCCCTGTGAACACGCCACTCTTTTCCTTGGCGAGCTCAGTACGCTCCAAATCCGAGCGCATCCGGGCAGCAGCCTGGTATTCCTCAACCGCAGCGCGCTGTTGAGGGAGAGTGACAGCCCGGACCAAGGGGTGCTCGGGCGAAAATACACAGTAGGTGGAGCCGTAAAGTGTGTCCGGCCTTGTGGTAAAAACAGTGAAGGTCCGGTCGCTGTCCGCGATTTGGAAGGTGACGTCCGCGCCCTCCGAGCGGCCGATCCAATTGCGCTGCATCTCCTTAATGCTCTCCGGCCAATCCAAAGTTTCCAGGCCCGAGAGAAGGCGCTCCGCATACGAGGTGATCCGGAGCATCCACTGGCGCATGTTCCGGCGCTCCACCGGATCCCCGGTCTCCACATACTTCCCGTCCTGAACCTCCTCGTTTGCCAGAACCGTGCCTTGGGCCGGACACCAATTGACCGGCACCTCTGCTTCATAAGCCAAGCCTTTTTCGTAAAGTTTGAGGAAGATCCACTGCGTCCACCGGTAGTAGTCCGGATCCGTGGTGGAGAACTCGCGATCCCAGTCATAGGAAAAACCCAAACGCTTGATCTGGCCGCGAAAGGTTCTGATATTTTGTTCCGTGGTCACAGCGGGGTGAATCCCCGTGCGCACCGCATAACGCTCGGCAGGAAGACCAAAGGCATCCCAACCCATGGGGTGAAGTACATTGAAACCGCACATGCGCTTATAGCGGGAAAGAATGTCTGTGGCAGTGTAGCCCTCGGGATGGCCCACGTGCAGGCCTGCCCCCGAAGGGTACGGAAACATATCGAGCACGTAGTACTTGGGTTTGGAAGAAGGAAATTCCGCCTTGAAGGTCCGGTTCCTCTCCCATATCCCCTGCCACTTGGGCTCCACAGTCTTGAATGGATAGGACTGGCTCATTTTTCTTAAACTCCTTGATCGCAGTATTTTGCCAGCCTGAGCTTCCCCGGTCAAGTTCCCCGGCGCTCAGTCCCGGTGCCAGGCACTGGTGCCAGGCACCGGTGCCTGGCACCGGGCTACGGGTTCGGGGCTCTGGTTGACAGGCCTTGGGCAGAAAGATATACTACGGACTTTGACCAAGGCTTTTGTTTCAAGTGTGGGCCAGTAGCGCAGTTGGGAGCGCGCCACAATGGCATTGTGGAGGTCGCCGGTTCGATCCCGGCCTGGTCCACCATTTTTTCTCCCCATGAAAATCACAGCCAAGCACCTCCCGGTTCTGGCCTTCTTTGTCGCCCTCTTGGGCAACGCAGCGCTATTTGCCCAAGACACGCCCGCTCATTCAAACGCCTCCCAGCCGGTCCGCCTCATTGAGCTCGACAATCTGATCATCAACCCAGTCAGTTCCAAGTTCATCCTGGACAACATCGAGAAAGCCGAGGTCCGGGGTGAAATCCTCGTCATTCAACTCGACACACCCGGCGGCCTCCTCGAGTCCACCCGCCAAATCGTCAAACGCATGATGAATTCCGAGGCCCCCATCGTGGTACATGTCGGCCCGTCCGGCTCGCGCGCGGGCTCCGCCGGTGTGTTCATCACACTTGCGGCACACATTGCGGCCATGGCGCCTTCCACTAATATAGGGGCAGCCCATCCCGTAAATTTGGACGGAGGCGAGACAGACCGCGGAGGCTTTTGGGAATCCTGGAAGGAGAGGCTCAGCCCACCAAAGCAGGATTCCGATACCCGGCAAGAAACGGATACAGACTCGGGGGCAGAACAAACGCCTGCTGCAGAAGAGCCTCCCCACTCCCCCATGACAGATAAAATCCTCAACGACACCGTGGCTTGGGTACGGGGGATAGCCACCGCCCGCAACCGCAACGCGGACTGGGCAGAACTCGCTGTGACCGAGAGCGTATCCATCACCGCGCCAGAGGCACTCGAACTTAAGGTCATTGACCTCATCGCCGACAATCCGGAACAACTCCTCCAAAAAATTCACGGCCGCAGCGTTCAGACTGCACTTGGCGAAATTCAACTGCACACCCAAACGAGTTCAATCCAACGCGTGGAACTCAGCCCCTCGGAGCGCCTGCTTTATGTTATCGGCAACCCCAACATCGCCTACATCCTCATGATGCTGGGCTTCTACGGACTGCTCTTTGAAGTCACCCACCCGGGCATCGGCTTCCCGGGTATTGCCGGCGCCATTTGTTTGATCCTGGCCCTGTTTTCCTTCCAATCTCTGCCCATCAGCTTTGCCGGAGCGGCACTCATCATCTTAGCCCTGCTCCTGTTTGTTGCGGAGGCCATGGTCGTCAGCTTCGGTCTCCTCACCCTCGGCGGCATTGTTTGCCTCGTACTCGGGTCGACCATGC from Candidatus Omnitrophota bacterium includes:
- a CDS encoding ComEC/Rec2 family competence protein; amino-acid sequence: MRAPLLSLALAVWVGCGLALYCGLDAAIPMILIGALCLCLAWHCTSSEASACALVGAALCFAWAYASLSQPIRMKESVPEGAWVRVHGRVSRSASVWVTDTGAQRTECWIYPDALSDGRQWYGASGLLRVCVKREARPIPAGERIWAEGSFSYPVYPRGPDRAWGLLNVPAGNFIRGEQIPERDNLQARIHEQLSLALPHAHSQLVAALILGERKGLGSWARSFRVLGAGHLLAISGLHVVLVLGLVRGFFALLPLPWRWPWVIGVFGVLAYTGLAGAPVSAVRAGICLTLGVLAHQGEREVSAWNLWACCVLVFLWSDPYWVTSVGFQLSFGAVAAILAFSRGLDRILTRMHHGLRLSFGGRVPPAPVGPGYRTVQGAVSVTAVSAAAWLGLMPLLAYYFALWSPISILATLLMLPVFTGVLALALLWTLPMVFGWDLSWFFAGVLEPLISLLFAMAHRLSRIPGAYWELPPISLWEVMGYYGALIFVVWALAGRKAWKRMLLCAALIFLGTVTLDYGLNLPNSRVKARGRFVRLGASERWNGVQAWVGWKPVQGSMVELSGSLHYDPISLARDLRAIQAETVVGIPVQLEDVRGLP
- a CDS encoding nodulation protein NfeD, whose product is MKITAKHLPVLAFFVALLGNAALFAQDTPAHSNASQPVRLIELDNLIINPVSSKFILDNIEKAEVRGEILVIQLDTPGGLLESTRQIVKRMMNSEAPIVVHVGPSGSRAGSAGVFITLAAHIAAMAPSTNIGAAHPVNLDGGETDRGGFWESWKERLSPPKQDSDTRQETDTDSGAEQTPAAEEPPHSPMTDKILNDTVAWVRGIATARNRNADWAELAVTESVSITAPEALELKVIDLIADNPEQLLQKIHGRSVQTALGEIQLHTQTSSIQRVELSPSERLLYVIGNPNIAYILMMLGFYGLLFEVTHPGIGFPGIAGAICLILALFSFQSLPISFAGAALIILALLLFVAEAMVVSFGLLTLGGIVCLVLGSTMLIDSPEQWLNISISLILSFAFGTAAITVFLISLVLRSARRRPVSGTEGLIGETGVAETALNPSGKVFVHGEYWNAQSAKPVAAGDKIRVLRMERLELTVEPYTEEGGHS
- a CDS encoding helix-hairpin-helix domain-containing protein, yielding MRRGDSRSAFNFAFPVLPGERSLLWVMGALALFLLIWQAVGGRETFGLGKPLTLSEQRSLEVQYRSLPEHRLNLNRAGWGELKRLPGLGAAAAQRILEFRQAKGRFTSVDELAGLLDLSAPELRQIRRWVWVEE
- a CDS encoding prepilin-type N-terminal cleavage/methylation domain-containing protein gives rise to the protein MSGATESGKLSIRERGMTLLELMIVIIIIAILAGFAVPQYVKIVERNRQGEAFQMLRAIRDAEIRYWHDAVVYTQDFNDLDMESPNNSPNRFFEYTVSNADAITFQLTATRNTYRRSLGIPDYTVQLDQDGNLVRTF
- a CDS encoding prepilin-type N-terminal cleavage/methylation domain-containing protein; this encodes MVSGERADRAGQQGFTLIELMVVVVIISIMASFALPKYQKVVERSRQGEAYLILGTLRDAEFRYRAEEGVYTNQLNVLGIDDPNTLPNIYFDYAIEDASNETFTTRATRNSYRRLPEVPVYSVTLDQDGNLVRGY
- a CDS encoding leucine--tRNA ligase, producing MSQSYPFKTVEPKWQGIWERNRTFKAEFPSSKPKYYVLDMFPYPSGAGLHVGHPEGYTATDILSRYKRMCGFNVLHPMGWDAFGLPAERYAVRTGIHPAVTTEQNIRTFRGQIKRLGFSYDWDREFSTTDPDYYRWTQWIFLKLYEKGLAYEAEVPVNWCPAQGTVLANEEVQDGKYVETGDPVERRNMRQWMLRITSYAERLLSGLETLDWPESIKEMQRNWIGRSEGADVTFQIADSDRTFTVFTTRPDTLYGSTYCVFSPEHPLVRAVTLPQQRAAVEEYQAAARMRSDLERTELAKEKSGVFTGAYAINPVNESRIPIWIADYVLMSYGSGAIMAVPAHDERDWEFARTFELPIIEVVSGGNIEEAAYTGDGTLVNSGLIEGLPVPEAKAKITAWLEDKGLGKAKVQYRLRDWLFSRQRYWGEPFPLLHLEDATVVPLPEASLPLTLPELEDYRPTEQGDPPLARATEWVRTVDPGSGKPAHRELNTMPQWAGSCWYYLRFMDPQNQKEAWSAEAEKYWMPVDLYVGGAEHAVLHLLYSRFWHKVLFDCGLVHTEEPFQKLFNQGMILAYSYRDEGGKYYTEKEVEEKDGKFFVRDSNTPVEAKIEKMSKSKYNVINPDEVIDEYGADAMRLYEMFMGPLDIMKPWQMKGVEGVSRFLDRVWRLGTEVTDSALNEDQNKLLHKTIKAVTGDLDSMRFNTAIARLMEFVNALTPMSERPRPLMETLILLLSPFAPHLAEEMWEGLGHTETLAYEPWPAYDESFLKEDSVEIVVQINGKVRAKLSVGVDEEKQGIESKALGLESVQRWLGGSRIKHVVVVPKRLVNIVLEKGA